In the genome of Phormidium ambiguum IAM M-71, the window ACGCCTATCACAAGCATCTCGTATTGCTGCTACCTTCCGGTCCTGACAAGATTTGAGCGTTGTAATCGCATAAGTCCAGGTCTAATCTGATAATAGCACGTTTGGAGAAAGTTTTGCGTTTTTATTTGGGATGAGGGAAAGGGAAAGGGGGAAAAGGGGAAAGGGGGAAAAGGGGGAAAGGGAAAAAGGGAATTTTTAGCTTCTGCCTTCTGCCTTCTGCCTTCTGCCTTCTGCCTGCTCTCCTTGTTCGGAATGTCTATTGAGAGATTAATTTTGGTTCAGCTTCTTGCTTAACGGTTGCTGTTCCTTGGGTACCTAACTGGATTAACTCGACTTTATAGCCATCCGGGTCTTGAACAAAAGCAATAACGGTAGAACCATGTTTCATCGGCCCAGGTTCGCGGACTACTTTACCACCTTGAGCTTTAATTTCTGCACAAGTAGCATAGATGTCATCAACTCCGATCGCAATATGCCCGTAAGCATCACCCAAATTGTACTGCTCAACACCCCAGTTATAAGTTAATTCCAAAACCGTGTGGTCGGACTCATCACCATAGCCAACAAAAGCCAAAGTAAACTTACCATCTGGATAATCTTTCTGCCTTAACAACTTCATACCCAAGACTTCAGTATAGAATTTGAGCGATTCTTCTAAGTTACCAACGCGCAACATTGTGTGTAGCAGCCGCATGATTAATTCCAAATCCATCGATTTTTGATTTTAGATTTTTGGTGAAATTTTTTCATCTACCCTGTATTTCTGCGCCTTTAGGGAAAACTTTTCTTTGAGCAACCTGATTCAAAGTATGCTTAATAATTAGGCAATATTGTTTAAATTTAAGGCTTACTGTAGGATTACGTCTTGTATTTTGCTGCTACAAGCGTTTAAGCCATTTGCCCTAGCTGCTATTCAAGTACAGAAATCATGACCAACACACTAGATACTGCTATTGATTTTATCCAAGCGCGAGAAATTTTAGATTCACGGGGAAAACCCACAATTGAGGCGGAAGTTTACCTAGCGAATGGCATTATGGGCTTAGCGCAAGTTCCCAGTGGTGCGTCTACTGGTACTTTTGAAGCTCATGAACTGAGAGATGGGGATAAAACTCGTTACGGTGGCAAAGGAGTTCTTACAGCTGTAAAAAATGTGAGAGAGAAAATAGCCCCGAAATTATTTGGTTTAGATGCGGTTAATCAAGAATTTATCGATCGCACTATGATCGATTTAGATGGTTCCGCAAACAAATCTAACTTAGGAGCCAACGCGATTTTAGCAGTTTCTTTAGCCGTAGCAAAAGCTAGTGCTGGAGCGTTAACATTACCTCTTTATCGTTATTTAGGTGGGCCTTTAGCTAACTTACTACCAGTGCCATTAATGAATGTAATTAATGGTGGTGCTCATGCTGCTAACAATGTAGATTTTCAAGA includes:
- the gloA gene encoding lactoylglutathione lyase, translated to MRLLHTMLRVGNLEESLKFYTEVLGMKLLRQKDYPDGKFTLAFVGYGDESDHTVLELTYNWGVEQYNLGDAYGHIAIGVDDIYATCAEIKAQGGKVVREPGPMKHGSTVIAFVQDPDGYKVELIQLGTQGTATVKQEAEPKLISQ